One stretch of Saccharopolyspora erythraea DNA includes these proteins:
- a CDS encoding transketolase-like TK C-terminal-containing protein produces MTSTAPAQPTASAEFEVVSEIERRVLWLSTAIVHHANRVRPNPSGLKVGGHQASSASMTSIMTSLWFRHLRPQDRVSVKPHASPALHAINYLLGELDESYLPRLREFGGLQSYPSRVKDPDPVDYSTGSVGIGATASIWGAVARRYVENAVGGAGTGRQYSLLGDAELDEGAIWEAVLDPGVAELGEIVWIVDLNRQSLDRVVPNIAAGRLQGMFAAAGWQVLTLKYGRLLDELFARPGGAALRARIDTMPNPEYQRLLRCDARQIRERLPGGDREIGDLLSGVDDDMLCRAIRNLGGHDLAALDAAFHAIEDTRPTVIFAYTVKGNGLPTEGHPQNHSSLLTAEQMADLAVRLGIDPGTPWDRFAAGTPEGDLCAAAANRLRRPEVAHTAPPALPTDIGRTPSGTTTTQAALGRVLVDLTRDAPDAASRIVTVSPDVSSTTNLGGWMNKVGVWSVTERVDWFADDTETILHWREKPTGQHIELGIAETNLVGLLGELGATWSRWGQPLLPIGVLYDPFVERALEPWSFGIYAGGQSILVGTPSGVTLASEGGAHQSITTPSVGLEQPGCLTYEPAFAQDVEWILLSCLARLGQPGGTSAYLRLSTRPVDQKLAAVPADPAARERRRRHAVAGAYTLHRADDPAVTIAAMGALIPEALEAADRLAQAGIPADVVCVTSPGLLFQALQAKQGRTDGPSWILEQVFPSARATPLVTVLDGHPHTLAFLASVNQVPGIALGVTGFGQSGSLDDVYRHHGIDTDSIVRAALDLTT; encoded by the coding sequence ATGACCAGCACCGCCCCCGCGCAGCCAACGGCATCCGCGGAGTTCGAGGTTGTGAGCGAGATCGAGCGCCGCGTGCTGTGGCTGTCGACCGCGATCGTCCACCACGCCAACCGGGTGCGCCCCAATCCTTCGGGCCTCAAGGTGGGGGGACATCAGGCCTCCAGCGCCTCGATGACCTCGATCATGACCTCGCTGTGGTTCCGCCACCTGCGCCCGCAGGACCGCGTGTCGGTCAAGCCGCACGCCTCCCCGGCGCTGCACGCGATCAACTACCTGCTCGGCGAGCTGGACGAGTCCTATCTGCCGCGGCTGCGCGAGTTCGGGGGCCTGCAGAGCTACCCGAGCCGGGTTAAGGACCCGGACCCGGTCGACTACTCCACCGGCTCGGTCGGCATCGGTGCGACCGCGTCGATCTGGGGCGCCGTCGCCCGCCGCTATGTCGAGAACGCGGTGGGCGGCGCGGGCACGGGACGGCAGTACTCGCTGCTCGGCGACGCCGAACTGGACGAGGGCGCCATCTGGGAGGCGGTCCTCGACCCCGGTGTTGCCGAGCTCGGCGAGATCGTCTGGATCGTCGACCTCAACCGCCAGTCGCTGGACCGGGTCGTGCCCAACATCGCCGCAGGCCGCCTCCAGGGCATGTTCGCCGCCGCCGGGTGGCAGGTGCTCACGCTGAAGTACGGGCGCCTGCTCGACGAGCTGTTCGCCCGCCCCGGTGGCGCGGCGCTGCGCGCGCGCATCGACACCATGCCCAACCCCGAATACCAGCGCCTGCTGCGCTGCGACGCGCGGCAGATCCGTGAGCGCCTGCCCGGCGGCGACCGCGAGATCGGCGACCTGCTGTCCGGTGTGGACGATGACATGCTGTGCCGGGCGATCCGCAACCTCGGCGGCCACGACCTCGCCGCGCTCGACGCCGCGTTCCACGCCATCGAGGACACCCGCCCGACGGTCATCTTCGCCTACACCGTCAAAGGGAACGGGCTACCGACCGAGGGCCACCCGCAGAACCACTCGTCCCTGCTGACCGCGGAACAGATGGCCGACCTGGCCGTGCGGCTGGGCATCGACCCCGGCACGCCGTGGGACCGGTTCGCGGCCGGCACCCCCGAAGGCGACCTGTGCGCGGCCGCCGCCAACCGCCTGCGCCGCCCCGAGGTCGCGCACACAGCGCCGCCCGCGCTGCCCACCGACATCGGCCGCACCCCCTCGGGCACCACGACCACCCAAGCCGCACTCGGCCGAGTCCTGGTCGACCTGACCCGGGACGCACCCGACGCGGCGAGCCGGATCGTGACCGTCAGCCCCGACGTCAGCTCCACCACCAACCTCGGCGGCTGGATGAACAAGGTCGGCGTGTGGTCGGTGACCGAACGCGTCGACTGGTTCGCCGACGACACCGAAACCATCCTGCACTGGCGGGAGAAACCCACTGGGCAGCACATCGAGCTCGGCATCGCCGAAACCAACCTGGTCGGGCTGTTGGGGGAACTCGGCGCCACCTGGAGCCGCTGGGGACAGCCGCTGCTGCCCATCGGCGTGCTCTACGACCCCTTCGTCGAGCGAGCCCTCGAACCCTGGTCGTTCGGCATCTACGCGGGCGGACAGTCCATCCTGGTCGGCACACCTTCCGGTGTCACACTCGCCTCCGAAGGCGGCGCCCACCAGTCCATCACCACTCCCTCGGTCGGCCTCGAACAGCCCGGCTGCCTCACCTACGAACCCGCGTTCGCGCAAGACGTCGAGTGGATCCTGCTCTCCTGCCTGGCCAGGCTCGGCCAACCCGGCGGCACCTCCGCTTACCTCCGGCTCTCCACCCGCCCCGTCGATCAGAAGCTCGCGGCCGTGCCCGCCGATCCGGCGGCGCGGGAGCGCCGGCGACGGCATGCCGTCGCCGGCGCCTACACGCTGCACCGCGCGGATGATCCGGCCGTGACGATCGCCGCGATGGGCGCGCTGATCCCCGAAGCACTCGAAGCGGCCGACCGGCTGGCGCAAGCCGGCATCCCGGCGGATGTGGTCTGCGTGACCAGCCCCGGCCTGCTCTTCCAAGCACTGCAAGCGAAACAGGGCCGCACGGACGGTCCGAGCTGGATCCTCGAGCAGGTGTTCCCGTCCGCGCGGGCGACCCCGCTGGTCACCGTCCTCGACGGCCACCCCCACACCCTCGCGTTCCTCGCATCGGTCAACCAGGTCCCCGGCATCGCGCTCGGTGTCACCGGGTTCGGGCAGTCCGGCAGCCTCGACGACGTCTACCGCCACCACGGCATCGACACCGACAGCATCGTCCGCGCCGCGCTCGACCTGACCACCTGA
- a CDS encoding 2-keto-4-pentenoate hydratase, with product MAGGSPTALHAAAALPRQRAWRGAAARRPGRAATRATQFGHHISLDDGPRCRLQAGQRRQGHAGRVRPRPARYGYLPASAFAYEGTPVDRERFIAPFVELEPAFILKRPLRGPNITVADVINAIEYAVPAIEIIDSRVQNWAIELPDTLSDNGSTGAVILGGTPRRVDELTLSDTRGTLHFNGHHMMDGNTRNILRNPFAATAWLCNRLATYGVEFEPGQVILPGSCLEAVPMNEAGHWSGTFAGWGAVEFEVSAP from the coding sequence CTGGCGGGAGGGTCTCCGACGGCACTGCACGCAGCGGCGGCCCTCCCCCGCCAGCGCGCCTGGCGCGGGGCAGCCGCACGGCGCCCGGGCCGTGCGGCCACCCGGGCTACTCAGTTCGGCCACCACATCTCTCTCGACGACGGACCGCGTTGTCGGCTACAAGCTGGGCAACGTCGCCAAGGTCATGCAGGACGCGTTCGGCCTCGACCAGCCCGATACGGGTACCTGCCGGCCTCAGCGTTCGCCTACGAAGGCACCCCGGTGGACCGTGAGCGGTTCATCGCGCCGTTCGTCGAGCTCGAACCGGCCTTCATCCTCAAGCGCCCCCTTCGCGGGCCGAACATCACCGTCGCCGACGTCATCAACGCGATCGAGTACGCGGTCCCCGCGATCGAGATCATCGACTCCCGCGTCCAGAACTGGGCGATCGAGCTTCCGGACACCCTTTCGGACAACGGTTCGACCGGCGCGGTCATCCTCGGTGGAACCCCTCGGCGGGTCGACGAGCTGACGTTGAGCGACACCCGCGGCACCCTCCACTTCAACGGCCACCACATGATGGACGGGAACACCAGGAACATCCTGCGCAATCCGTTCGCCGCCACCGCGTGGTTGTGCAACCGGCTGGCGACCTACGGCGTCGAGTTCGAGCCGGGCCAGGTCATCCTCCCCGGCAGCTGCCTGGAAGCGGTGCCGATGAACGAAGCCGGGCACTGGTCGGGCACCTTCGCCGGCTGGGGGGCGGTGGAGTTCGAGGTGTCCGCTCCCTGA
- a CDS encoding bifunctional 3,4-dihydroxy-2-butanone-4-phosphate synthase/GTP cyclohydrolase II: MPSSSIAEAVAALSAGGKVLVVDDEDRENEGDLIMAAEHATTDDVAFFLEHTSGFLCVAIDEDRADALELDLMVAANTESQGTAFLVSVDYRHGTTTGISAGDRAKTIRALADPRLRPADLARPGHVMPLRAKRGGVLRRTGHTEAGVDLCRMAGLSGAALLCEIVTPDRRHMMRRPELDGLAARHDIPMISIAALVEWMREHGGDVRRTGQATIPTDLGAFQAITYQSEPDGVEHLALAMGDIEGADDVLVRLHSECLTGDLIGSLRCDCGAQLRMAMETIAAVGRGVVVYMRGHEGRGIGLGHKLRAYQLQQYQGMDTIEANRALGLPVDSRDYIPAARILAGLGITSVRLMTNNPDKCRALTECGIAISERLPLEAEPNEHNTHYLAAKRDRMGHLLQQLA, from the coding sequence ATGCCCTCGTCGAGCATTGCTGAAGCCGTCGCCGCGCTCTCGGCCGGCGGGAAAGTCCTCGTCGTCGACGACGAGGACCGGGAGAACGAAGGCGACCTGATCATGGCCGCCGAGCATGCGACCACCGACGACGTCGCGTTCTTCCTCGAACACACCTCGGGCTTCCTGTGCGTGGCCATCGACGAGGACCGCGCCGACGCCCTCGAGCTGGACCTGATGGTCGCGGCCAACACCGAGAGCCAGGGCACCGCCTTCCTGGTCAGCGTCGACTACCGGCACGGCACGACCACGGGCATCAGTGCGGGAGACCGCGCGAAGACCATCCGCGCGCTCGCCGACCCGCGGCTCAGGCCCGCCGACCTGGCCCGCCCCGGCCACGTCATGCCCCTGCGGGCCAAGCGCGGAGGGGTCCTGCGCCGCACCGGGCACACCGAGGCGGGCGTGGACCTGTGCCGCATGGCCGGGTTGAGCGGAGCCGCACTGCTGTGCGAGATCGTGACCCCCGACCGGCGGCACATGATGCGCCGCCCGGAGCTGGACGGCCTTGCCGCGCGGCACGACATCCCGATGATCTCGATCGCCGCGCTCGTCGAGTGGATGCGCGAGCACGGTGGCGACGTCCGGCGAACCGGTCAGGCCACGATCCCCACCGATCTCGGAGCCTTCCAGGCGATCACCTACCAGTCCGAGCCCGACGGCGTCGAACACCTCGCGCTGGCGATGGGCGACATCGAGGGTGCCGACGACGTTCTCGTCCGGCTGCACAGCGAGTGCCTCACCGGCGACCTCATCGGATCGCTGCGCTGCGACTGCGGTGCGCAGCTGCGCATGGCCATGGAAACCATCGCCGCCGTCGGCCGGGGAGTCGTCGTGTACATGCGGGGCCACGAAGGACGAGGAATCGGCCTCGGGCACAAGCTCCGCGCCTACCAGCTCCAGCAGTACCAGGGCATGGACACCATCGAGGCGAACCGGGCGCTCGGGCTGCCGGTCGACAGCCGCGACTACATCCCCGCGGCCCGCATCCTCGCCGGGCTCGGCATCACCTCGGTGCGCCTGATGACCAACAACCCGGACAAGTGCCGCGCGCTCACCGAGTGCGGGATCGCCATCAGCGAGCGCCTCCCGCTGGAGGCCGAGCCGAACGAGCACAACACCCACTACCTGGCCGCCAAGCGCGATCGCATGGGACATCTGCTCCAGCAGCTCGCCTGA
- a CDS encoding flavin reductase family protein, which yields MTLSSQTIEPRHFRDVMGHLPTGVVVVAGREPGSGNPAGLIVGTFQSLSLDPPLVTFSVARTSSSWPKIRPAEYFSASVLADGQNDVCRAMSSKTDDKFAAVDWHESADGTPKISGAHAWIDCRTVQELEGGDHVIVIAEVLRLDAGGGEPLVFHRGRLGGYRALQL from the coding sequence ATGACCCTGTCGTCGCAAACGATCGAGCCGCGTCACTTCCGGGACGTGATGGGACATCTGCCGACCGGCGTCGTCGTCGTGGCCGGCCGCGAGCCCGGTAGCGGGAATCCCGCCGGACTCATCGTCGGGACGTTCCAGTCGCTGTCGCTGGACCCGCCGCTGGTCACCTTCAGCGTTGCGAGGACGTCGAGCAGCTGGCCGAAGATCCGCCCGGCGGAGTACTTCAGCGCCAGCGTCCTCGCCGACGGGCAGAACGACGTCTGCCGTGCGATGTCGAGCAAGACCGACGACAAGTTCGCCGCCGTGGACTGGCACGAATCCGCCGACGGCACCCCCAAGATCTCCGGCGCGCACGCCTGGATCGACTGCAGGACCGTTCAGGAGCTGGAAGGCGGCGACCACGTCATCGTGATCGCCGAGGTGCTGCGCCTGGACGCAGGCGGAGGCGAGCCCCTGGTCTTCCACCGCGGCAGGCTCGGCGGATACCGCGCCCTCCAGCTGTGA
- a CDS encoding flavin monoamine oxidase family protein, with protein sequence MTEETDVVVVGGGVAGLITARELSRHDLRVTVLEARDRLGGRVWTDHRLGRDLEIGGTWLHWVQPHVWAELTRYGLEVTRGPRPEEAYWLAGDEVRKGSLDGFMELIDPGMRRLLDETMRWIPRPDAPASGPGLASVDAFSVRDKLDELDLPVEEYRANEAAWVGHFNAPLEDGAFTSALRWTSATAGSWHLMHEASAVFRIASGTRSLVEAIVADTRADIRTSTEVRRVEHDAVGAVVTTAAGDRIKARRVVLTLPQNIIGELDVSPGLCEQKRAASKEKTASRGVKVWIRVRGPIKPFFAYSSADHPLSVARTEFVGDDDAVLVSFGADSRRISPHDIDAVRDALRVWRDDLEVLEVTGHDWMADPLSQETWLMQRPHQLTRYFEAQQRPEGVLHFAGSDYANVWAGFIDGAVESGLRVAREISTGLGTSH encoded by the coding sequence GTGACCGAGGAAACCGACGTCGTCGTGGTCGGTGGCGGGGTCGCCGGCCTGATCACGGCCCGCGAGCTCAGCCGGCACGACCTGCGCGTCACCGTGCTCGAGGCCAGGGACCGGCTCGGCGGCCGGGTGTGGACCGACCACCGGCTCGGCCGCGACCTGGAGATCGGCGGCACCTGGCTGCACTGGGTGCAGCCGCACGTCTGGGCCGAGCTCACCCGCTACGGCCTGGAGGTCACCCGCGGACCGCGCCCCGAGGAGGCCTACTGGCTGGCGGGCGACGAGGTCCGCAAGGGCTCGCTCGACGGCTTCATGGAGCTGATCGACCCGGGCATGCGCCGGCTCCTGGACGAGACGATGCGCTGGATCCCCCGGCCGGACGCCCCCGCCTCGGGTCCGGGCCTGGCGTCCGTCGACGCCTTCAGCGTCCGCGACAAGCTCGACGAGCTGGACCTGCCGGTGGAGGAGTACCGAGCCAACGAGGCCGCCTGGGTGGGGCACTTCAACGCCCCGCTCGAGGACGGGGCGTTCACGAGCGCACTGCGCTGGACCTCCGCCACCGCCGGTTCCTGGCACCTCATGCACGAGGCCTCGGCGGTGTTCCGCATCGCCTCCGGCACCAGGTCGCTGGTCGAGGCGATCGTCGCCGACACCAGGGCCGACATCCGCACCTCCACCGAGGTGCGCCGGGTCGAGCACGATGCCGTCGGTGCCGTGGTGACCACCGCCGCCGGCGACCGGATCAAGGCGCGCCGGGTCGTGCTGACCCTGCCGCAGAACATCATCGGCGAGCTGGACGTCTCCCCCGGGCTCTGCGAGCAGAAGCGCGCCGCGAGCAAGGAGAAGACGGCGTCGAGGGGTGTGAAGGTCTGGATCCGGGTCCGCGGCCCGATCAAGCCGTTCTTCGCCTACTCGTCGGCCGACCACCCGCTGTCGGTCGCGCGCACCGAGTTCGTCGGCGACGACGACGCCGTGCTGGTCTCCTTCGGGGCCGACTCGCGCCGGATCTCGCCGCACGACATCGACGCCGTCCGCGACGCGCTGCGGGTCTGGCGCGACGACCTCGAGGTCCTGGAGGTCACCGGGCACGACTGGATGGCCGACCCGCTCTCGCAGGAGACCTGGCTGATGCAGCGGCCGCACCAGCTCACCCGGTACTTCGAAGCCCAGCAGCGGCCCGAAGGCGTCCTGCACTTCGCGGGCAGCGACTACGCCAACGTCTGGGCCGGGTTCATCGACGGGGCCGTCGAAAGCGGCCTGCGCGTCGCCCGAGAGATCAGCACCGGCCTCGGCACCTCGCACTGA
- a CDS encoding ATP-binding cassette domain-containing protein, with translation MTAHIADPSLSSRSISHERPRWWRATTIGEGSVSEIRVESLHKIFGPNPEDATRRPRNGSITTEDLRSEGVTAAVIDASSEVRQGETFVVMGLSGSGKSTLIRMLNGLLSPTSGHVHLDGRDITAMSRKELRLVRQRFMSMVFQHFALLPHRTVLDNAAYALAVQELPTVERLEKAPASRARQRALSAGDAPAQAGAYAGADPSALARSRSSPARSNQPPARRVRRAAGADVPCDRAWRPGSGCCARSARPPAGGAR, from the coding sequence ATGACCGCGCACATCGCGGATCCATCGCTGTCATCTCGATCCATCAGCCATGAACGGCCGAGATGGTGGCGAGCAACGACGATCGGAGAAGGAAGCGTGTCCGAGATACGCGTCGAGAGTTTGCACAAGATCTTCGGGCCGAATCCCGAAGACGCCACCCGAAGGCCGCGAAATGGTTCGATCACGACGGAGGACTTGCGGTCGGAAGGCGTGACCGCCGCTGTGATCGATGCGAGCTCCGAGGTGCGGCAGGGCGAGACCTTCGTGGTCATGGGCCTCTCCGGCTCCGGCAAGTCCACATTGATCCGGATGCTCAACGGACTGCTCAGTCCGACCTCGGGCCACGTCCACTTGGACGGCCGCGACATCACCGCGATGTCCCGCAAGGAACTCCGGCTGGTCCGGCAGCGGTTCATGAGCATGGTGTTCCAGCATTTCGCGCTGCTGCCGCACCGCACGGTGCTCGACAACGCGGCGTACGCGCTTGCGGTGCAGGAGCTCCCCACGGTCGAGCGGCTGGAAAAGGCACCGGCGTCGCGGGCGAGACAGCGGGCTTTGAGCGCAGGAGACGCCCCTGCGCAGGCCGGCGCCTACGCAGGGGCGGACCCTTCCGCACTGGCTCGATCCCGGTCCTCGCCCGCGCGATCGAACCAACCCCCCGCGCGGAGGGTCAGGCGAGCTGCTGGAGCAGATGTCCCATGCGATCGCGCTTGGCGGCCAGGTAGTGGGTGTTGTGCTCGTTCGGCTCGGCCTCCAGCGGGAGGCGCTCGCTGA
- a CDS encoding aldehyde dehydrogenase (NADP(+)), translated as MINTFEQAEPEESQEEVERCLTAAATAAALWGQWSPRQRADALSAIADSLDAEGASLIAEAMRETGLAEGRLTGELKRTTVQLRMFADVLRDGSYLRVVLDRQDPDFVLGPRPDLRRGLMPIGPVLVYAASNFPFAFSVAGGDTASALAAGCPVVLKAHPGHPRTSRKTADVVRSALAATGAPEGTFAMIAGRQAGVRALQDPRVAAGAFTGSVSGGRALFDIAASRPAPIPFYGELGSINPAVVTAGAERERADQVASGFVGSFTLGAGQFCTKPGILLLPRGTGLPSQIAKLTGEVPPARLLTSGIAERYRERTEELAAVPGVEVLARGAEHEDPSGVPAFTPTLFHAGSVENLREHPVLLEENFGPSAVIAEYGSDGELHAVLAAVEGSLTVTVHTADEPDDAERHRVTGLVTLAARRSGRIVFNDWPTGVAVTAAQQHGGPYPSTTAVSHTSVGTAAIDRFLRPVAYQNAPDFALPPALRESNPLGLPRTVGEAGDSRRWSAPQG; from the coding sequence ATGATCAACACTTTCGAGCAGGCTGAGCCCGAGGAGTCCCAGGAAGAGGTCGAGCGGTGCCTGACCGCGGCGGCCACGGCGGCCGCGCTCTGGGGGCAGTGGTCCCCGCGCCAGCGGGCGGACGCGCTGTCCGCGATCGCCGACTCGCTCGATGCCGAGGGGGCGTCCCTGATCGCCGAGGCCATGCGGGAGACCGGGCTCGCCGAAGGCAGGCTCACCGGTGAGCTGAAGCGCACGACGGTGCAGCTGCGCATGTTCGCCGACGTCCTGCGCGACGGCTCCTACCTGCGGGTCGTCCTGGACCGGCAGGACCCCGACTTCGTCCTCGGTCCCCGGCCCGACCTCCGCCGCGGCCTGATGCCGATCGGCCCGGTGCTCGTGTACGCGGCGAGCAACTTCCCGTTCGCGTTCTCGGTCGCCGGCGGCGACACCGCATCCGCACTCGCCGCGGGGTGCCCGGTGGTGCTCAAGGCACACCCCGGCCACCCGCGCACCTCGCGGAAGACGGCCGACGTCGTGCGTTCGGCACTGGCAGCCACCGGCGCGCCGGAAGGGACCTTCGCGATGATCGCCGGCCGGCAGGCCGGGGTGCGGGCACTGCAGGACCCCCGGGTGGCCGCCGGGGCGTTCACCGGGTCGGTGTCCGGCGGGCGGGCTCTGTTCGACATCGCCGCATCCCGTCCCGCTCCGATCCCCTTCTACGGCGAGCTCGGCAGCATCAACCCCGCGGTCGTCACGGCCGGGGCCGAGCGCGAACGCGCCGACCAGGTCGCCTCGGGTTTCGTCGGATCGTTCACCCTCGGAGCCGGGCAGTTCTGCACCAAGCCGGGAATCCTGCTGCTACCGCGCGGAACGGGCCTGCCGTCGCAGATCGCGAAGCTGACCGGTGAGGTGCCGCCTGCCAGGCTGCTGACCTCCGGGATCGCCGAGCGGTACCGGGAGCGGACCGAGGAGCTCGCGGCAGTGCCCGGGGTCGAGGTGCTCGCGCGCGGAGCCGAACACGAGGACCCGTCCGGGGTTCCCGCGTTCACCCCGACCCTCTTCCACGCGGGGTCGGTGGAGAACCTGCGCGAGCACCCCGTTCTCCTCGAGGAGAACTTCGGGCCCTCCGCCGTGATCGCCGAGTACGGCTCGGACGGCGAACTGCACGCGGTGCTGGCCGCCGTGGAGGGCAGCCTGACGGTCACCGTCCACACCGCCGACGAACCCGACGACGCCGAGCGGCACCGGGTCACCGGCCTGGTAACACTGGCGGCACGGCGCTCCGGGCGGATCGTGTTCAACGACTGGCCGACGGGGGTCGCGGTGACGGCCGCGCAGCAGCACGGCGGCCCGTATCCGTCCACCACCGCGGTTTCGCACACCTCCGTGGGCACCGCGGCGATCGACCGCTTCCTGCGCCCGGTGGCCTACCAGAACGCACCGGACTTCGCCCTGCCTCCCGCGCTGCGCGAATCCAACCCGTTGGGCCTGCCCAGAACCGTGGGCGAAGCGGGCGACTCGCGTCGGTGGAGCGCACCTCAGGGGTGA
- a CDS encoding Lrp/AsnC family transcriptional regulator encodes MPSSDRIDATDARLLLALIEEPRATTVALAEQTGLSRNTVQTRLARLEERLDSFERRVSPALLGYPLTAFVTTTVRQRLLDEVAAALDGIPEVLQVQGISGQSDLLVRVVATDADDLYRIAGQILAIPGVERTSTALVMRELVDYRVAPLLLRRAEGG; translated from the coding sequence ATGCCCAGCTCCGACCGCATCGACGCCACCGACGCGAGGCTGCTGCTCGCGCTCATCGAGGAACCACGCGCGACCACCGTCGCGCTGGCGGAGCAGACCGGGCTCTCCCGCAACACCGTGCAGACCCGCCTGGCCAGGCTCGAGGAGCGGCTCGACTCGTTCGAGCGCCGCGTGTCCCCTGCGCTGCTCGGCTATCCGCTGACCGCGTTCGTCACGACGACGGTGCGGCAACGCCTGCTCGACGAGGTCGCCGCCGCGCTCGACGGTATCCCCGAGGTGCTGCAGGTCCAGGGCATCAGCGGCCAGAGCGACCTGCTGGTGCGGGTCGTCGCCACCGATGCCGACGACCTGTACCGCATCGCAGGCCAGATCCTGGCCATCCCGGGTGTCGAACGCACCAGCACCGCGCTCGTCATGCGCGAGCTCGTCGACTACCGCGTCGCCCCGCTGCTCCTCCGCCGGGCCGAGGGCGGGTGA
- a CDS encoding LysR substrate-binding domain-containing protein yields MQFGRPGASSLWIGDGRHNYTFSKGVLPWRQRLRPPARRHHAQRRRFARQYIPRMHLVPTSLRYFLEVARTGSISEASERLHVATSAISRQITKLEQEVGAPLFERQPRGMVLSEAGGILAAYARRSALEAEQVLADVHGVEALHRSTVKLASSEGFARDFLPAAITAFRERHPGVRFRLNVTGPAVATQQVKDGTVDLSITYSLGPEEGIKVEYSQQQPVYALMPDDHPLAHREDVELADLLKYPLALMEEGTTIRQLFDVCVALEGLSFEPALVSNYSGALQSFAQLRGGVTLVGPLTVRRRLGADGLAIVPIRNPELSRRSMQIQSMARRALPAAVRAFLAHLIEQVGDDVAM; encoded by the coding sequence TTGCAATTCGGCCGGCCGGGTGCGTCGAGTTTATGGATCGGTGACGGAAGGCACAACTACACGTTTTCGAAGGGTGTATTGCCCTGGCGGCAACGGCTGCGGCCACCCGCTCGCCGCCACCACGCCCAGCGGCGGCGCTTCGCGCGGCAGTACATTCCCAGGATGCACCTCGTGCCCACGTCGCTGCGCTACTTCCTCGAGGTCGCGCGCACCGGTTCGATCAGCGAGGCCTCGGAGCGCCTGCACGTGGCCACCTCGGCGATCAGCAGGCAGATCACGAAGCTGGAGCAGGAGGTCGGGGCGCCGCTGTTCGAGCGCCAGCCGCGGGGGATGGTGCTGTCGGAGGCGGGCGGGATCCTCGCCGCCTACGCCCGGCGCAGCGCGCTCGAGGCCGAGCAGGTGCTCGCCGACGTGCACGGCGTCGAGGCCCTGCACCGCAGTACCGTCAAACTCGCGAGTTCCGAGGGTTTCGCGCGCGATTTCCTGCCGGCGGCCATCACCGCTTTTCGGGAAAGGCATCCGGGGGTGCGTTTCCGGCTGAACGTCACCGGCCCGGCGGTGGCGACGCAGCAGGTGAAAGACGGCACGGTTGACCTCAGCATCACTTACAGCCTCGGGCCGGAAGAGGGAATCAAGGTCGAGTATTCGCAGCAGCAGCCGGTCTACGCGCTGATGCCCGACGATCATCCGCTGGCGCATCGGGAGGACGTCGAGCTCGCGGACCTGCTGAAGTACCCGCTCGCGCTGATGGAGGAGGGCACCACGATCCGGCAGCTCTTCGACGTCTGCGTCGCGCTGGAAGGGCTGAGCTTCGAGCCCGCTCTCGTGAGCAACTACTCGGGTGCGCTGCAGAGTTTCGCGCAGCTCCGCGGTGGGGTCACCCTGGTCGGCCCGCTGACGGTGCGCCGGCGGCTCGGTGCCGACGGCCTGGCGATCGTCCCCATCCGCAACCCGGAGCTGAGCCGCCGGAGCATGCAGATCCAGTCGATGGCGCGGCGCGCGTTGCCCGCGGCGGTGCGGGCCTTCCTCGCGCACCTGATCGAGCAGGTCGGCGATGACGTTGCCATGTAG